A stretch of DNA from Desulfobulbaceae bacterium DB1:
ATTGTAATCCCTGCCGGACAACGGTTTGCGCCGGGCCGTTTCTCCCTGTTGACAATTATGGAAAAGAAAGTCATATCATGGTAAGAGAAAAGCACCATGTTACGATGTAATTTTATTCATGACGTTTTTAAACGGAAAAATGGAAAATTGCCACTTTTTCAACAGACCATCATCCCATGGCAGAAGAACCCCCTGATCCCTTTGGATCAATAAGCATAGCAGAGGATCAACCCGATCGACAACCTGATGACCAGGAACCGGAAGTTGTCATCGGTCCCCCAGAAGCCGAGACCCGGGAGGAGACTTCCGGCCCCCTCCCGTCCGAGCAGCACCATTCCGGCCTCCCTCACGAAGGTCCGGGGAAGAGGAAAATCCCCTCCCGCTCTTCCGGCCGAGGCAAACAGATGCTCGCCGCCACGCTCCTCTTCTTTCTCACCTACTGCCTGATCGGCTTTCTCGGTGTTCCCTATTTTCTCCAATCCCTTCTGCCCGGGATAGCGGCAAAGAACATGCAGCGGCAAGTCACCTTCGGCTCGGTCCGTTTTAATCCCTTCACCCTGGTCCTGCAGCTCGACAACACAATCATCGGCCCGCAGCTCGACAACGCTGATGACACCATCGATCCCATCTTTTCCGCTGCACGAATCGAGGCAAACATTTCCTCCCTGTCCCTCCTGCAAGGACAATTTATCTGCTCCAGCCTGACCGCGGAAAACCTCTTTCTGCATATTCTCCGCCGGGAAGATAATACCTATAACACATCACGCCTCATTCCCTTGCAGCGCAGCAGGACTTTTCCTTTCCTCCGCCTCCCCTTTTCCTATTTCATCAGCAATCTGACGGTCACGGACAGTCGGCTGCTTTTTGACGATCTACCTGCCGGCCGAAGCCACAGCCTCGATAAAATCGATCTCTCGCTGCCGCTGCTTTTCCAACAGACGGGCCAGGGTTTTTTTTCTTCTTTTTTCATCGCAGGCAGCGAAACGCACTTGACCAATCCCCATTTTTCCGCCCTGATCAACGGCAGCCCGGTGGATATTTCCGGTGAGAGCAGCGTCCAGAACAATGATTTCACCGCAAAACTCAAACTCCAGTTTCAAGCGGTGGATGTGCCCTCCTATCTTGCTTATCTGCCTGCCCGAAAAACGACCATAGAAAAGGGAACCGCCGATATCGTGGTGGATACGACCTTTCACCTCGCTGCCGGGGAAAAAACCGACCTGACCGTTGACACCCAAATCCGTTTCATCGACCTCGTGCTGCTCGACAACAAGAACAACCGCAGCACCTTTCCGCAATCAACCATCAACGCCTCGCTCTCTCCTCTTGAATCGCGCTATTTTTTCCATGAAATCAGCCTGATTGCCCCCAAAATACGCGTGGGCAGAACGGCAGACGGCGAGTGGTCCTTTCCCTTGACCTTTCCGCCGCCCGCAGCCGAACGGAACAATGAACAACCTTTTGATCTTATTCTTGAAAAAATAGAAATGACAAACGGTGTAATCGATTTTTTTGATGCCAACGGCCGCAAAGCGGTTTCTTCGTACTCCGGCATCAATTTCTCCCTCAGCGCCTTTGACCGCGGCAGCACCACCCCTGCTCCCTTTTCTCTGTCGGCGATGACGCCGGAAAAAGGCCGGGTCTCCGCGCAGGGAGAGATTGATCCCTTCTCCCTTGCTGCCGCTGGTCTTTTCACCGGCGAAGCAATCGGTCTTTCATCCGCAGCCGGCTCGCTTCTCCCAGCCGGGATGAAAATAACCAGCGGGAAAATCGATACGGCAACAAGCCGCTTCACCTGGCGGGACGGCAAAGCAAAGAAAAAAGAATTACTCTTCCATGACGGCTCGGTTGCCATAAAAGACATCGTCACAACCGGCCAGGACACGCCGCTTTTTTCCTCGCCCTCACTCCATCTCGCCTTTGGCGAATTCGATCCCTTTGGTCGACGGGCCGATAAAATCACCGCAAAAGTCATAAATCCCGAGATCAGATTCTTCTGGGACAAGGACAACAGGTGCAACTGGTCCGGTCCGGAGCAAAAGAAAAACAGCGGAGAAAATAAGAGGCAATGGGACATCAACGTGACGTCCCTGACCCTGGAAAACGGCAACATTATCCTTGCGGACAACTCGCTCCCCACCCCCCTCATGATGACCCTGGAAAAAATCGGCCTGACCGCAACAAATCTTTCCAGCAAAGAGGGCGAAACGGGAGAAATCAAACTGGACAGCACGAATTTCGGGCAGGGCAGCCTGACCATGCAAGGGCCTGTTTCTTTTTCTCCTTTTTCCGCTTCACTCAATTGCAGCATGAAGAATTTCCAGCTGGAAAAGGCGCCGCCCCTCTTCACCGATTGGCTCAATTTCCCCCGGTTGTCAGGTGAGGCCGACAGTGACGGCGAGCTGCATTTGCCAGGCTTTTCCTACACGGGTTCGCTGGAAATCCGCAATTTCGCGGCAGGAAAAAAAGATGAAGCCGACATGGCCGGCTGGACAAAAGCACGCAGTGAACGGATCAGCCTGAAACTTGTTCCGTTTTCCCTGCAGGCGGAGACGGTGACCCTGGAAGAACCATCGTTGCAATGGGTTGTCGATGCCAAGGGGATGATGAATATTGCCGATTTTTTCAACCAGACAGGTTTACGGGAAAATGGCTTTGTCAATGACGGACGGATTGCCCTGACCACCATTGACCTGAAAAACGGAAAGCTCGACTTTCTCGATCAGCGCGTTAGCCCGCCATACGCCAAACAGATCGAGATTGCGGGCACGATAAGCAACCTCGTCAATCAACCGGCGAACCGCCTTTCTCTCAATCTTGCCGCAGCCATCGGCGGCAAGTCGCCGGGCAGCCTGCGCGGCGAACTCGGTTTTTTCGACGGACCACTTTCCGCCGACCTGCAGGCCGAGATCAACCAGATGCCGGTCAAAGATTTTTCACCCTACCTCGTTTCGCTGCTGGATTATCAGTTGACGAAGGGCGACTTCAACCTGGCAGTCCATTACAAACGCGAGAATCATGAGATAACAGCCGACAATTCCCTTGTCATCAATGACCTTGAACTTGCTTCTTCAACGGGCAAATCATCGGCGTCATTGCCGTTTGCCGTTGCCCTGCTTACCGACCCCCAGGGAAAAATGAATGTCGGCCTGCCCTTCACCGGTAGCACAACGGATGATTCCTACACCTTTCCCAGGTCGTTGGGCCGCGCCATCCGCGCCATGATGCTGAAAAGCAAGGTCTCCCCGACAACCCTGCTCAAGGCCGATTTACAGGAAACGGATCAGCTGGTTGATCATCTCCTTTTTTCTCCGGGCAAATCCGCCCTGAAAGAAGAAAACAAAACCGCATTGAAGATGATTGCCCGTGTGCTGGAGGCCCGTCCCCTTCTCCTCCTTGCGGTGAAAGGCTTCAGCAGCCTGGAGACGGACAAGGCCGCCCTGCTGCAGGAAAAAAAAGAACGATTAGACCGGAGCAGACTTGAAGAGGAAGAAAAAAAATCATTGCAAATTACGCAAAAATACGGCCGCGAAGAGATAGGCCACCCCCGTTCCGAGCAACAGGAACCACCACCGGCTCCGCCGACAAAAATTTCCGTCAGTAAAAAAGAATTGCAGGAACTGGCGGAAAAAAGAAAACAACAGGTCATGGATTTTTTTGCCGTTGAATTAAAGATACCAGCGTCCCGTCTCAAAGCTGACAGCACCGACCTGATACCCGCCGGCGCTCAGGGTCGCCCGGGCAACAGGGTTGATCTCCGTTTTGATGCGGCCTTAGACCGACAGTGATCCTTGCTGCCGCATACACGTTGCAAATCAAGCTCATTGAACTTTCGCCAAAAGACACGACATGCTGCGCCCACCTTATGAATCATACAACAGACTCTATGTCTACCATCTTGACCGAAACGATATTTCAGACCTAAACGACCCGGACCTGATCGGCATCTGGATCGAAGACGACACCTCAGTGCTTTTTTTTCATCAGCCCAAGGATCTCCTTGTCACGGACCTCTGTCTGCGTTATAAGTGCAACCTTATCTATCAAGCCGACCTCGACTACCGGGACTGGGAAGCAGGGCAACGGATAACCACCTTCCGTGTTGCGGATGTCACGGTCGCGCCTGTCTGGGAAAAGAAGCACGGCGCCATCCGACTTGACCCGAGTGTCATTTTCGGCAGCGGATTCCATCCCACCACCAGGCTCTGCATGGAGGCACTGCTTTCCGCTCTGCGGGCTCCGGAATCAAAAATAAACAGCGTCCTTGACCTGGGAACCGGCACCGGTCTTCTCTCCATTACCGCCGCCCTGCACGGCGCGAAACAGGTCACGGCTATCGACAACAACCCCCTGGCCTGTGAAGTCGCTCGTTCCAATTGCCGCCTGAACAATGTTGAACATCTGGTCACGGTACGGCAGCAGGATCTGCGCCGTGACATCCCCCAGATACACGAATATAATCTGGTAATCGCCAACCTCTACCGCGGGTTACTGGAACAGCTCTTCAATTCTCCCGCCTTTTGGGAGGCCGACTTCTACATCCTTTCAGGTTTTATTCAAGGCATGGAAGGAGAACTTCTCGGGCAAATTCCAGGTGACAGACTGCGCTTTCTCAACAGATTGCGCAGTGAAAAATGGTGCATCTGGGTGTTGGCCAACAGAAAAATTAGCGGATAATATGTTTACAATCGACGATTTATATTTCAGCAATGTCCCACGGAAACTTGCCTGTGCCCGAAGTATCTATGAGAAGGCAGGCGCAACCCTTCTGGACATGCCGGGAATGCGGGAAAAATTATCCCACATTACCCTGCTGGCCTCTCGCCTGCAGGAGCAGATGGCTGCCATGGGAATGTTTTCACTTTGTACAGCCTGTGGCGAAAAAAATGGTGGAGGGTGCTGCAGTGCCTTTATGGCCAATGAAACGGACGCAGTCCAGTTACTGTTGAACCTGCTGTTGGGCATTGAAATAAAGCCCCAACGGGATGATTTGCTTGAATGCTGCTATTTGGGATCGCATGGATGTATTTTCAGGGTCAAACCGATTTTCTGTCTTAATTACAACTGTCATCACATCCTGAAAAACGCTGAGAAAAAAATCATTCGTGATCTTGAGCTATGCGCGTCCGCCGTGCTGCAGGAGCAGACGATTGTGGAAAATTTACTCCTAGAACAGGTAGTTGCAAGATAAATCAATTTCCTCGGTTCAGGCAACCCCATCAACCCTGCTCACTTTCTCGTGCTTATGCATTTCGATCTTGCGCGGTACAAGCCCGCTTGCCATGAACGCGGTGCACTGTTTCCGTTTTTCAAAGGGACAATCCGCGATATTCCAGCAGGGGGTGTACTGCAAAAGTTTTTTGATGGCCGCGATGCTGATGCCGCTTTCGTGAATCATTCCCCGCAGACATTCAATCCATTTGATATCATCCATGGTGAAGTAACGCCATTTTCCCTGACGAATCGGCCGAATCAACCCTTCTTTTTCATAAATTCGCAAGGTTCTCGGATGAACACTTAACATCTTGGCTGCTATCCCGATTGTAAAGATTGCTTTGTCGTCAGATATCATTTTCAACTCCTTACAACTCTGGTTGGTGATGACCGGGGTGCCGTTTCGGCACCCCGATCTGTTTCGCGCTACTCAGACCGTTTGATCCGATCCTTGAATTAATGCTCGCCGTGATGTTCGAAGGCACGACCGAAGAATCTTTCTCCAAGGATGAAAGCTGCACCGACGACGCCGAGACCGGCCATGGTCACCATAATCTCACTGACCGAAGGAACGTAGCTGAAGTAGTTGGGCAGTTTGTCCCAGCCGGCGTATTGAGGAACAAGCTGACCGGCAACAACCAGGTCGTAACGGGAGAAGAACTGACCGACCAGCACCATCAGAGCGGCTGCCGACATTGCAGGCAGGCTTTTCATTTTCGTCATGGCAAGAATAGCAAGAGGAAAAAGCAGGCCGATACATACCTCAAATACCCAGAAGTTGGTTGCCAGGGGGCCGCTTAACAGTGCACTGGCAGCTTCACGGCCGGCTTCGGTTCCACCGACGTAGAAAGTGATTGTTCTCCAGGTAGTGGCGACAGTTACCAGGAAGAGCATCAGGGTAAGAACCTTGGCAGCACTCTGCACGCCGGTAAATGTTGCTTCGTTCATCTGCTCGTTGCGCATCTTGTATGCATAATGGGTGAACAGGATCGCTGCGGCGGCACCGGACATGAATGAACAGGCCAGAAAATAAACCGGCAGCTGAGCGCCATACCAGTAAGGTCGAGCTGACAGGGTGGCAAATACCGCGCCGAGATTGGTGTTGGCGGCTACTTCAGCCAGCGCACCCAGAACCCCGAGGGTAACGGCAAGTTTGTATTGACGGGTAAGGATAAGGAAAAATTCAACAAACATGAAACCGACAGCCAAACCGTACAGGGTTCCCATCCACCAGATATTGGAGGTCATATTGGGAGAGGTGACATTATAGATCGCCATTCGCCAGGGACTTTCCAGCTCAAGCCCGATCAAGGTAAATCCGGCGATAATGGTGATGAGTGACAGCCAGACCATCCTGTTGGCCAGGGGTGCCAGTTTGTTGCCGCCGAAAATGTGGCTGATTGCGGCCAGCAGACAAAGACCGGTTGAGGTAATGGCAAAAAAAGCATACGAGGAGATCAGAATACCCCAGGGCATCTCCCTGGTATTATTGTACACATTATGATGGCCCGCATAAAACCCGTAAAGTCCCGCTCCCACACCGGCGACGGCCATCAACACAAAAAGCAGTGTGACTTTATTGATCCCCGGGGTGGCTACCTTTGGTTCCGCTGTTGCTGCTAGTGAAAATCCGTTTGACATTTTGAACCTCCTTAACATTGTTCGTGATGTGATTGAAAACTCTTATAACCCGCTTGACAGTCCTGCTGTCAGAAAGAAAACTTTAAAAACCCTTGTTTCATCACTGCTTGCCTGCTAAAATAACTTTTGTTTTGTGGTCGTGAATCACTTGAGCTCCAGGCCGCCACCTGTTTCCCCCTGAACACGATACGATTTGCGTTACGCCGTTTCCGGCTCATTCTGCTTTTGTCCCTTCGTCGCCAGGTGATGGAGGCCGATCAATACCGCGAATACTGAAAAGGGCCCCATGACCAGGAACAGACAGAGAGAGAGAGTAAACCAAAATGCCTCACTCAACTGGCTCATTCCGGCAGCCAATTTGCTGATGATTGATTTTTGTTCGTTTTTTCTCTGACAGGTTGAGAGCAGATGGATTAAGGCACTCATTTTACGCCTCCTTTCTTTCTCGTTTTGGCTAGGCTTTGTTATCTCGTTTGCTTATTCATAAGAGCAAGGGGTATGCCAAACAGAGAGTAAAGAGAAGATAAGAAGGCAGCATTTTCCGCCCTTTCCTTTAAAATCAAGCACCGACAGACTTAAAAATATTCATTTCCACTACTTTCAATAAAAAATTGCAGGCAAATAATCTGACAACAAGGAATCAAAATTCGCCCTCTCCGTTTTGTGAAAATATCGCAAAATGCGCCTAAAAATGCCCTGCATCCGCCCTGCTTTCCTTTTTTCCCGCAACATC
This window harbors:
- a CDS encoding MerR family transcriptional regulator; this translates as MISDDKAIFTIGIAAKMLSVHPRTLRIYEKEGLIRPIRQGKWRYFTMDDIKWIECLRGMIHESGISIAAIKKLLQYTPCWNIADCPFEKRKQCTAFMASGLVPRKIEMHKHEKVSRVDGVA
- a CDS encoding polysulfide reductase NrfD, with amino-acid sequence MSNGFSLAATAEPKVATPGINKVTLLFVLMAVAGVGAGLYGFYAGHHNVYNNTREMPWGILISSYAFFAITSTGLCLLAAISHIFGGNKLAPLANRMVWLSLITIIAGFTLIGLELESPWRMAIYNVTSPNMTSNIWWMGTLYGLAVGFMFVEFFLILTRQYKLAVTLGVLGALAEVAANTNLGAVFATLSARPYWYGAQLPVYFLACSFMSGAAAAILFTHYAYKMRNEQMNEATFTGVQSAAKVLTLMLFLVTVATTWRTITFYVGGTEAGREAASALLSGPLATNFWVFEVCIGLLFPLAILAMTKMKSLPAMSAAALMVLVGQFFSRYDLVVAGQLVPQYAGWDKLPNYFSYVPSVSEIMVTMAGLGVVGAAFILGERFFGRAFEHHGEH